One Microplitis mediator isolate UGA2020A chromosome 3, iyMicMedi2.1, whole genome shotgun sequence DNA segment encodes these proteins:
- the LOC130666151 gene encoding 60S ribosomal protein L34-like, whose translation MVQRLVLRRRLSYNTQSNRRRIVRTPGGKLVYQYLKKPKKIPRCGQCHDKLRGIQPARPMERSRMCKRKKTVKRVYGGVLCHKCVKERIVRAFLIEEQKIVVKVIRAQQASTKAKKTEK comes from the exons ATGGTGCAACGATTGGTTCTACGACGACGATTGTCGTACAATACCCAGAGCAACAGACGACGCAT TGTGCGTACTCCAGGTGGTAAACTTGTTTACCAGTACCTCAAGAAACCCAAGAAGATTCCAAGATGTGGTCAGTGTCATGACAAGTTGAGAGGAATCCAACCTGCACGACCAATGGAACGTTCGCGTATGTGCAAACGAAAGAAGACAGTAAAACGTGTCTACGGAGGTGTCTTGTGCCACAAATGTGTCAAAGAAAG gaTCGTCCGTGCTTTCCTTATTGAGGAACAGAAAATTGTCGTTAAAGTAATCAGAGCACAACAAGCATCCACGAAAGCTAAAAAGACCGAAAAGTAA